One part of the Xiphophorus hellerii strain 12219 chromosome 17, Xiphophorus_hellerii-4.1, whole genome shotgun sequence genome encodes these proteins:
- the LOC116736377 gene encoding gastrula zinc finger protein XlCGF17.1-like: MAALRGFREFLTQRLAAAGEEVLSACEDTVVRCEEQSRLQQKMIDVMKSEFDAHRADLRQQRDIKEEEEEKFVPDEQLSNEERSSTSDEKIKKEEEDYPEATAIKEEDQEEPCTSKQGEQVQLKRVESQSAPESLKRDASSKKNLCRAKASFCHICGQALTKLGLDRHMRTHTGRKPLSCKSCGQIFRLRLSLEVHMRTHAGTKAHACKTCGKTFRRSDHLELHTRTHGDKKLYLCNVCGKSVADPSAFRRHMTIHTDEKPHSCKICGEKFKHSNTLLCHRRAHSGERPYVCRLCGNKFVNASKLNRHTMSHTGDKPHACEHCGKRFIRLHQMKDHVRRHTGEKPFDCHTCGRKFISSTELRAHTKTHTGETSRP; this comes from the exons ATGGCGGCTCTTCGCGGCTTCAGGGAGTTTCTGACGCAGCGGCTGGCGGCGGCCGGGGAGGAAGTGCTTTCTGCGTGTGAAGACACCGTGGTTCGGTGTGAGGAGCAGAGCCGCCTTCAGCAGAAGATGATCGATGTTATGAAGTCCGAGTTTGATGCGCACAGAGCAG acctCCGGCAACAACGTGAcattaaagaagaagaagaagagaagttTGTGCCTGATGAGCAGCTTTCTAACGAGGAGAGGAGTTCCACTTCTGATGAGAAGAttaaaaaagaggaggaggattaTCCAGAGGCAACAGCCATTAAGGAGGAAGACCAGGAAGAGCCCTGCACCAGCAAACAGGGAGAGCAGGTGCAGCTGAAGCGTGTGGAGAGTCAGTCTGCTCCAGAGTCTCTGAAACGCGACGCCTCCAGCAAGAAGAACCTCTGCAGGGCGAAGGCCAGTTTCTGCCACATTTGTGGCCAGGCTCTGACGAAGCTCGGTTTGGATCGCCACATGAGGACTCACACGGGCAGGAAGCCGCTTTCCTGCAAAAGCTGTGGACAAATCTTCCGGCTCCGTCTGTCTTTGGAAGTCCACATGAGGACCCACGCCGGGACGAAGGCGCACGCTTGCAAGACGTGCGGGAAAACGTTCAGACGAAGCGACCATCTTGAACTCCACACGAGAACCCACGGCGACAAGAAGCTGTACCTCTGCAACGTCTGCGGAAAAAGCGTCGCCGACCCGTCGGCTTTCAGGAGGCACATGACCATCCACACGGACGAGAAACCGCACTCCTGCAAAATCTGCGGTGAGAAGTTCAAACACAGCAACACCCTGCTGTGCCACCGGAGGGCGCACTCGGGCGAGCGGCCGTACGTCTGCCGCTTGTGCGGCAACAAGTTCGTCAACGCCTCGAAGCTGAACCGACACACGATGTCGCACACGGGCGACAAACCTCACGCCTGCGAGCACTGCGGGAAGAGATTCATCCGCCTGCACCAGATGAAGGATCACGTGAGGAGGCACACCGGGGAGAAACCGTTCGACTGCCACACGTGTGGGAGAAAATTCATCAGCAGCACCGAACTGAGAGCTCACACCAAAACCCACACAGGTGAGACATCGCGGCCATAG
- the LOC116736387 gene encoding histone H3-like yields MARTKQTARKSTGGKAPRKQLATKAARKSAPATGGVKKPHRYRPGTVALREIRRYQKSTELLIRKLPFQRLVREIAQDFKTDLRFQSSAVMALQEASEAYLVGLFEDTNLAVVRIMSGRGKGGKGLGKGGAKRHRKVLRDNIQGITKPAIRRLARRGGVKRISGLIYEETRGVLKVFLENVIRDAVTYTEHAKRKTVTAMDVVYALKRQGRTLYGFGG; encoded by the exons ATGGCCCGAACCAAGCAGACCGCCCGCAAGTCCACCGGCGGGAAGGCTCCCAGGAAGCAGCTGGCCACCAAGGCCGCCCGCAAGAGCGCCCCGGCTACCGGCGGAGTGAAGAAGCCTCACCGCTACAGGCCCGGCACCGTGGCTCTGCGGGAGATCCGCCGCTACCAGAAATCCACCGAGCTGCTCATCCGCAAGCTGCCCTTCCAGCGCCTGGTGCGAGAGATCGCCCAGGACTTCAAGACCGACCTGCGCTTCCAGAGCTCCGCCGTCATGGCTCTGCAGGAGGCCAGCGAGGCCTACCTGGTCGGCCTCTTCGAGGACACCAACCT Agccgttgtt AGAATCATGAGTGGCCGTGGAAAGGGAGGCAAGGGACTCGGGAAGGGCGGCGCCAAGCGGCACCGTAAAGTCCTCCGCGACAACATCCAGGGCATCACCAAGCCCGCCATCCGCCGCCTGGCTCGCCGCGGCGGAGTCAAGCGCATCTCCGGCCTGATCTACGAGGAGACCCGCGGCGTGCTGAAGGTGTTCCTAGAGAACGTGATCCGTGACGCCGTGACGTACACGGAGCACGCCAAGAGGAAGACGGTGACCGCCATGGACGTGGTGTACGCCCTGAAGAGGCAGGGCCGAACCCTGTACGGCTTCGGAGGCTAA
- the LOC116736382 gene encoding histone H2B 1/2-like: protein MPEPAKSAPKKGSKKAVTKTAGKGGKKKRKTRKESYAIYVYKVLKQVHPDTGISSKAMSIMNSFVNDIFERIASEASRLAHYNKRSTITSREIQTAVRLLLPGELAKHAVSEGTKAVTKYTSSK from the coding sequence ATGCCCGAACCCGCCAAGTCTGCGCCCAAGAAGGGCTCCAAGAAAGCCGTGACCAAGACGGCCGGCAAGGGAGgcaagaagaagagaaagaccAGGAAGGAGAGCTACGCCATCTACGTGTACAAGGTGCTGAAGCAGGTCCACCCCGATACCGGCATCTCGTCCAAGGCCATGAGCATCATGAACTCGTTCGTCAACGACATCTTCGAGCGCATCGCCTCCGAGGCGTCCCGCCTGGCTCACTACAACAAGCGCTCCACCATCACCTCCAGGGAGATCCAGACGGCCGTGCGCCTCCTGCTGCCCGGAGAGCTGGCCAAGCACGCCGTGTCCGAGGGCACCAAGGCGGTCACCAAGTACACCAGCTCCAAGTGA
- the LOC116736383 gene encoding histone H4 — protein MSGRGKGGKGLGKGGAKRHRKVLRDNIQGITKPAIRRLARRGGVKRISGLIYEETRGVLKVFLENVIRDAVTYTEHAKRKTVTAMDVVYALKRQGRTLYGFGG, from the coding sequence ATGAGTGGCCGTGGAAAGGGAGGCAAGGGACTCGGGAAGGGCGGCGCCAAGCGGCACCGTAAAGTCCTCCGCGACAACATCCAGGGCATCACCAAGCCCGCCATCCGCCGCCTGGCTCGCCGCGGCGGAGTCAAGCGCATCTCCGGCCTGATCTACGAGGAGACCCGCGGCGTGCTGAAGGTGTTCCTAGAGAACGTGATCCGTGACGCCGTGACGTACACGGAGCACGCCAAGAGGAAGACGGTGACCGCCATGGACGTGGTGTACGCCCTGAAGAGGCAGGGCCGAACCCTATACGGCTTCGGAGGCTAA
- the LOC116736378 gene encoding histone H2A-like: MSEEVAGINPRRSRVKRSVLLSVESGSAFERDKMSGRGKTGGKARAKAKTRSSRAGLQFPVGRVHRLLRKGNYAERVGAGAPVYLAAVLEYLTAEILELAGNAARDNKKTRIIPRHLQLAVRNDEELNKLLGGVTIAQGGVLPNIQAVLLPKKTEKPAKAK, from the coding sequence ATGAGTGAAGAGGTGGCAGGTATAAATCCCCGACGCTCTCGTGTGAAGCGTTCTGTCCTCCTGTCGGTGGAGAGCGGAAGTGCGTTTGAGCGAGACAAGATGTCTGGACGCGGAAAGACCGGTGGCAAAGCCAGGGCCAAGGCCAAGACCCGCTCGTCCCGTGCGGGGCTCCAGTTCCCCGTGGGCCGTGTCCACAGGCTGCTGCGTAAGGGGAACTACGCCGAGCGCGTCGGTGCCGGAGCTCCGGTGTACCTGGCTGCGGTTCTGGAGTACCTGACCGCCGAGATCCTGGAGCTGGCCGGGAACGCGGCCCGCGACAACAAGAAGACCAGGATCATCCCCCGCCACCTGCAGCTGGCCGTCCGCAACGACGAGGAGCTGAACAAGCTGCTGGGCGGCGTGACCATCGCCCAGGGAGGCGTCCTGCCCAACATCCAGGCTGTCCTGCTGCCCAAGAAGACCGAGAAGCCGGCCAAGGCCAAGTGA
- the LOC116736380 gene encoding histone H2A-like, with product MSGRGKTGGKARAKAKTRSSRAGLQFPVGRVHRLLRKGNYAERVGAGAPVYLAAVLEYLTAEILELAGNAARDNKKTRIIPRHLQLAVRNDEELNKLLGGVTIAQGGVLPNIQAVLLPKKTEKPAKAK from the coding sequence ATGTCTGGACGCGGAAAGACCGGTGGCAAAGCCAGGGCCAAGGCCAAGACCCGCTCGTCCCGTGCGGGGCTCCAGTTCCCCGTGGGCCGTGTCCACAGGCTGCTGCGTAAGGGGAACTACGCCGAGCGCGTCGGTGCCGGAGCTCCGGTGTACCTGGCTGCGGTTCTGGAGTACCTGACCGCCGAGATCCTGGAGCTGGCCGGGAACGCGGCCCGCGACAACAAGAAGACCAGGATCATCCCCCGCCACCTGCAGCTGGCCGTCCGCAACGACGAGGAGCTGAACAAGCTGCTGGGCGGCGTGACCATCGCCCAGGGAGGCGTCCTGCCCAACATCCAGGCTGTCCTGCTGCCCAAGAAGACCGAGAAGCCGGCCAAGGCCAAGTGA
- the LOC116736379 gene encoding histone H3, with product MARTKQTARKSTGGKAPRKQLATKAARKSAPATGGVKKPHRYRPGTVALREIRRYQKSTELLIRKLPFQRLVREIAQDFKTDLRFQSSAVMALQEASEAYLVGLFEDTNLCAIHAKRVTIMPKDIQLARRIRGERA from the coding sequence ATGGCCCGAACCAAGCAGACCGCCCGCAAGTCCACCGGCGGGAAGGCTCCCAGGAAGCAGCTGGCCACCAAGGCCGCCCGCAAGAGCGCCCCGGCTACCGGCGGAGTGAAGAAGCCTCACCGCTACAGGCCCGGCACCGTGGCTCTGCGGGAGATCCGCCGCTACCAGAAATCCACCGAGCTGCTCATCCGCAAGCTGCCCTTCCAGCGCCTGGTGCGAGAGATCGCCCAGGACTTCAAGACCGACCTGCGCTTCCAGAGCTCCGCCGTCATGGCTCTGCAGGAGGCCAGCGAGGCCTACCTGGTCGGCCTCTTCGAGGACACCAACCTGTGCGCCATCCACGCCAAGAGGGTCACCATCATGCCCAAAGACATCCAGCTGGCCCGCCGCATCCGCGGAGAGAGGGCCTAA
- the LOC116736376 gene encoding gastrula zinc finger protein XlCGF17.1-like — protein sequence MAALRGFREFLTQRLAAAGEEVLSACEDTVVRCEEQSRLQQKMIDVMKSEFDAHRADLRQQRDIKEEEEEKFVPDEQLSNEERSSTSDEKIKKEEEDYPEATAIKEEDQEEPCTSKQGEQVQLKRVESQSAPESLKRDASSKKNLCRAKASFCHICGQALTKLGLDRHMRTHTGRKPLSCKSCGQIFRLRLSLEVHMRTHAGTKAHACKTCGKTFRRSDHLELHTRTHGDKKLYLCNVCGKSVADPSAFRRHMTIHTDEKPHSCKICGEKFKHSNTLLCHRRAHSGERPYVCRLCGNKFVNASKLNRHTMSHKGDKPHACEHCGKRFIRLHQMKDHVRRHTGEKPFDCHTCGRKFISSTELRAHTKTHTGETSRP from the exons ATGGCGGCTCTTCGCGGCTTCAGGGAGTTTCTGACGCAGCGGCTGGCGGCGGCCGGGGAGGAAGTGCTTTCTGCGTGTGAAGACACCGTGGTTCGGTGTGAGGAGCAGAGCCGCCTTCAGCAGAAGATGATCGATGTTATGAAGTCCGAGTTTGATGCGCACAGAGCAG acctCCGGCAACAACGTGAcattaaagaagaagaagaagagaagttTGTGCCTGATGAGCAGCTTTCTAACGAGGAGAGGAGTTCCACTTCTGATGAGAAGAttaaaaaagaggaggaggattaTCCAGAGGCAACAGCCATTAAGGAGGAAGACCAGGAAGAGCCCTGCACCAGCAAACAGGGAGAGCAGGTGCAGCTGAAGCGTGTGGAGAGTCAGTCTGCTCCAGAGTCTCTGAAACGCGACGCCTCCAGCAAGAAGAACCTCTGCAGGGCGAAGGCCAGTTTCTGCCACATTTGTGGCCAGGCTCTGACGAAGCTCGGTTTGGATCGCCACATGAGGACTCACACGGGCAGGAAGCCGCTTTCCTGCAAAAGCTGTGGACAAATCTTCCGGCTCCGTCTGTCTTTGGAAGTCCACATGAGGACCCACGCCGGGACGAAGGCGCACGCTTGCAAGACGTGCGGGAAAACGTTCAGACGAAGCGACCATCTTGAACTCCACACGAGAACCCACGGCGACAAGAAGCTGTACCTCTGCAACGTCTGCGGAAAAAGCGTCGCCGACCCGTCGGCTTTCAGGAGGCACATGACCATCCACACGGACGAGAAACCGCACTCCTGCAAAATCTGCGGTGAGAAGTTCAAACACAGCAACACCCTGCTGTGCCACCGGAGGGCGCACTCGGGCGAGCGGCCGTACGTCTGCCGCTTGTGCGGCAACAAGTTCGTCAACGCCTCGAAGCTGAACCGACACACGATGTCGCACAAGGGCGACAAACCTCACGCCTGCGAGCACTGCGGGAAGAGATTCATCCGCCTGCACCAGATGAAGGATCACGTGAGGAGGCACACCGGGGAGAAACCGTTCGACTGCCACACGTGTGGGAGAAAATTCATCAGCAGCACCGAACTGAGAGCTCACACCAAAACCCACACAGGTGAGACATCGCGGCCATAG